The genomic window TTCTGCTCGTAGTTATGTGGGGTATAAGGCCCGCTGGGGGTCGGAAAAGTAGTCGGGCCATCCACGATGATGTCGGTCGGCTTGGCGCCTGCTTCAAATGCTGTCGTATACACATACGGCTTGAAGGACGATCCAGCCTGACGTTCCGCCTGGGTCGCCCGATTGAACTGCGACAGCGCGAAGTCACGACCTCCCACCATCGCCACCACCTCACCGGTCGCATTGTCCATCGCCATTAGCGAAGCCTGCGCGCCTGAGTCCTGTTGCAGCGAGGCTCGCAGCGTACCGTCAGGCCGACTTCCTTCAATGCGTGCATAGACGATGTCTCCGGTACGCAAAAAACTGTCTCCGTCCACATTTTGCGTCCACGCCCAGTCTTCCGGTCCCAGCACAGCCTGCTGGTTGCCGAGCTTCACGACAACTCGCTTCGCAGCGACCTCGGTCACAACTCCATGGACATAGGTTCCTTTGACAACTTCCTGTGTCCAATCAGGGTTTTTATAGCTATCCAAGTCCATTCCCGAGAGCACTACATTGCGCAGATTGCCTTTCCATCCCTCTCGGCGTTCGTAGGAAGCAGTACCATTCAGCACAGCTTGATTTGCAATCTGTTGCAGACCCAGATCCAGCGTCGTGTACACGCGCAAGCCTGCTCCGTGCACCTCTTCCACGCCGTACTCTTTTTCCAGTTGCCGCCGTACTTCTTCTACAAAGTAAGGCGCGACACTGTTGGCAGGAGCCTCAAGATGCAGACCAAGCGGCGCACTCTTCGCTGCATCGGCCTGCGCTTGTGAAATCTTGCCGTCGTGCAGCATTTCGTTGAGCACCAGATTGCGCCGTTTCAACGCACGCTCCGGATAGCGTGCGGGCGAGTAATACTCCGGCCCCTTGGGCAACGCAGCCAATAGAGCGGCCTCCGGTAAAGTCAGATCCCGCACATGTTTGCTGAAGTAATACTCCGAGCCAGCCTCGAATCCGTACGTTCCCCGCCCCAGATAAATCTGGTTCGCATAGAGTTCGAAGATCTGCTGCTTGGTGAACCGCCGCTCGATCTGCATGGAAAGAAAGATCTCCTGCAGCTTGCGTCCATAGGTCTTCTCCGACGAGAGAAAGAGATTCCTCGCCAGTTGCATGGTAATGGTGGATGCACCCTGCGCTCGCTGGTCTTCATGCAGATCGCGATACGCCGCCTCCACTGCCCGCATCAGATTCACTCCCCAGTTGCTCTCAAAGCTCTTGTCTTCAATAGAGATAATCGCCTCCCGCAGCATGGGAGGAAACTCCGCATAAGGCACAACCACGCGGCGCTCCAGCGCAAAAGACCCGAAGACCTTTCCGTGAACATCTAATAGTTCGGTCGTTGTGCTGGGACGATATCGCGCAAGGTCCGTCATTTGCGGCAGATTGATGGAGTAGATCAACATCAAGCCACACATCGCACCAAAAACCGCGGATGCGCCAAGCAATGCAAAAAACGTCATTCGCCTGGCGATACGACGGCTGGGATAGTCCGGCCCATTCAAGGTAGCGCGACGAATAACCCGCTGCCATGTCGGTTCAGTTTCGACCTCGGGGGGTCGAGGTCCACGGCTGAATATGCTCTGCACGACCTCTTCACGATAGCACGGCCAGCCACGAAATCGTGACCGGCCGTGCCATCGAAACCAGAGCCATCAATACCCTTTCGGGAATCTAAGCTGCTTTGTTCTTCAAGAGTTCAAGCGCCTTCGTCAGTTGGTCATCCACGGTAACAGAGGGCTTCTGAGGAGCTGCCACCGGCTTGCTCTCCGAGGTCTCATCGTCATCTTCATCTTCGTCAGGAATATTCGAAGCCACCAGCACTTGCGGCATGACGGCATCGTCCTGCAACTTCTTGCCGGAAGGAGACTCGTACTTCGCAACGGTCAGAATTACCGCTCCACCATCGGGAAGCTCGAATGTCTTCTGTTGCGCTCCCTCTCCGAAGGTCCTCTCTCCAACGAGTTCAGCACGTTTGTTGTCCAGCAGAGCAGCAGCCACCAGCTCCGCCGGGCCTGACGTTCCACGATTCACCAGAACCTCGATCGGCGCCGTCGCATTGATGGTCTTCGACGGGTCGACGGAGAATGTCTGTTTCTCTACCTTCTGCCCTTCAAGCGATGCAATCGTTCCGCTCGGCAACAGGAAGTTCGCAAGCCGCATCGCATCAGGCATATCACCGGCAGCAACATTGCGGAGGTCAAGCAGGATCTTCTTGTTCCCCGCCTTCTGCATGCCCTTCAACTTCTGCTCTACCTGCTGAACATGCTCGTGGTCCAGGATGTCCGGCTTCAGATACAGGATCGACGAATTCTCATACATCGTCTCTGAAACGGGAGGATAATCCACTACCGCTCGCGTCATGGTCAGCTTGTCTGGAGCGGCCTTGCGCGGCCGCACCACTGAGATCGTCAACTCGCTTCCGGAATCGCCTTCGAGCATCTTGCGAATCATGACCAGCGAGAGGTCTCGCGTATCCAGCGTTCCAATCGCCTCGATGATGTCACCGTCGTTTAGGTTGGCTTTGTCCGCCGGGCTTCCCGGAATCACGGATACGACAGTGGCATAGCCGAACCGCTTCGACACATTGATGCCAACCTGTGCTTTGCCGCCCTTGTCGGTCTTGTAGTTCTTGTATTCTTCCGGCGTTAGGTAGCTTGAGTCCGTATCCAGCGATTCCAGCAGCCCGCGCAGCGCGCCGTTGGTCACACTGTTGATATTCGGATCAACAACATAGTCGGTCTGGATATGCCGCAAGACTTCGCTGTAAACATTGATCTGGTTGTATGCGCCGTCCTGCTCCGATGCCGCGCTTACGCCGCTTGAGTTCACGCCCAGAAAAACAGTCAACACCAGCACAACCGAGACAACGAGCAGCAGGATCTTTGAAATCTTAGGCATAAGGCGAAACAATCTCCACGGACATCTGCGAATCAGGGATTAGACGTTCCCCACTGTCGAAATGATACTCTCGTACGAAGATTGCGCGATACGGGATGGCAATACGACATTGGTGGCGGTGGGCAGAATCGAACTGCCGACCTACGGGTTATGAGTCCGTCGCTCTAACCATCTGAGCTACACCGCCCTGAATGTGTATTGGCTGTACCAGCAGGAGCATCGCGCGACGAGCAGTTTCAGGAGAAACGTCGCGGCACAGCCAGTTCCAATCATACTTGATTCGCGCCCCAGCGAAAAGCTCCCGCCAATCGTTCTGGGGGTCATCCCTGCGCGGCTGGCTTCCACGCGACTTCCTCGCAAGGTCCTCCGTACGATTGCCGGTAAACCTATGCTGGCGTGGGTCTACGAGGCCGCGAAGGCTTGCCCGCAGCTCAGCGATGTCCTAATCGCAACCGATTCCCCCGAAGTCGCGGACCTCTGTGAGCGCAACGGCTGGGCTTTTCAGATGACCTCTCCCGACCTGCCCAGCGGCACCGACCGCGTCCACGCCGTCTCCCAACTCGTACACGCCGACATTTACGTCAATATCCAGGGCGACGAGCCTCTGCTCAAACCGCAGCACCTCACGGCGCTTCTCAGCCCGTTTGGCCGCCCCCACGTCGAGGTCTCGACGCTCAAAGTCCTCTGCACCGCAGAAAACATCGCCAATCCAAACGCAGTCAAGGTAGTGACCGCTGCGGATGGCCGCGCCCTCTATTTCAGCCGCGCCACGATTCCCTACGACCGCGACCAGACCAGACCGCTGTATTGGAAGCACATTGGCCTTTACGCTTATCGCAAGGCTGCTCTCGAACGCTTCCCTTCCCTTCCCCCCAGCGCTCTTGAGCAAAGCGAACGTCTCGAACAGCTCCGCTTCCTCGAAAATGGGATCAATCTCTACGTCGAACCTACGGAGTTCGACACGATCGGCGTCGATACCGAAGACGATCTGCGGCGAGTCGAAGCTCTGTTGCGCTGATTACTGAATGGCCTGGGCGCGCCAGTCTGCTGCCCAATGCGAAGGCTTTGGTCCCATCACAAAGTGCAGGGTTGAACCAGCCATGATGTCCTCGTAGCGGATGAGTGGCCGCGTCAGTGGCTTGCCATTCAACGTTGCCGACTGGATATACACGTTGGCGGCGGAGTTATTGTCGGCCACCACGGTGAACTGCTTTCCATTGGCGACCCGAAGGCTCATTTTGCGGAACATGGGACTGCCGATCATGTAGTCCCCCGATGCCGGGTTCACGGGATAAATACCAAGCGCAGTGAAGAGATACCACGCCGACATCTGACCGCAGTCGTCATCGCCATCGAGGCCGACAGGCTGACCGGCATACTCTGCGAGGGCGATCTCGCGCACCTTCGCCTGCGTCTTCCAGGGCTCGCCGCTGAAGTCGTATAGGTAACCGTAGTGGTGGCTTGGCTCGTTGCTGTGAACGTTATGCCCACCGGCAAAGTGCTGATCGAGCTTGGCGTTATAGGCTGCGGCGCCGCCCATTAGATTGAGGATGCCAGCCTCGTCGTGCAAAGGTGCCCAGGTGTAAACCCAGGCCGTGCCTTCCGTCCATCCGGCATCTTCGGCTGCCCATTTTCCGTCAGAGGTCTTGCCTCGCATCAGCCCGTCTGCAGAGTTGTAGAGGTGGCGGTCGTTCAACGAGCGATGCAGAAAGAACTGATAGTCCTTCTCTTTACCGAGTGCCTTGGCGACCTGCGCTACGCACCAGTCGTCGTAACTGTCCTCGAGCGTTCGCGATGCGGCCTCCGCAGTTTTATCGGTGGGAACATAGCCGAGCGCCTTGTAGTAAGTGAGTCCTCCTCGCGCTTCATAAGGCGTATGCTCCTCGCGGTCGGCCCAGCGGCGCGTCGTATCTCCATCGGGCGGCGTCATCGCGTCCTTGTAAACAGCCTTCCACGCCAAGTCGCGATCGAAGCCATGAAAGCCCTTGCGGATAGCCTCTGCCACCAGCGAGTCCGCGTGGGTACCGATCATGATGTTGGTGTAGCCCGGATTCGGCCACTTCGGCATCCAGCCGCCCTCACGATAGTTCTGCAGCAAGGCGGTAATCATGCCATCGACGCGCTCAGGAGCGAGCAACGTCAGCATGCTGTTCTCCGCGCGAAAGGTATCCCATATCGAATAGGCGGTGTACGACTCGCCCTGATGAATAGTGTCGTCGAACGCGCTGTAGTAGCGGCCGTCTTCGGAGAAGACGCGGGGATAGAGCAGTGCATGATAGGCAGCGGTATAGACCGTCCGTCGCTCTTCGTCCGAAGCGCCCTGCAATCCGATCCTGTCGAGCTTCGCCTGCCACTTGTCGCGCAATGCCTGCCGGACGGCTGCAAAGTTCCATTCGGGAATCTCTCTTTTCAGGTTTGCGCGCGCCTGATCCACGCTGATGAAGGATGTGCCGACACGCAGCTCAATGACCTGTTGTGCTTTGGCCGGAGCAAAGGTTGCGTAGGCTCCGCGAGCATGGGCCGCCTGTGCGTCATCCATGCCATAGGTATCGGCCTTTTGAAATGCCTGCCGGAACTGAACGACGAAATAGCCTTTAAAGTTTTTGAGCGCAGCCGGTCCAAGATGGGCATCCATTCGGTCGGGGTTGTAGCCGGTAATCTCATGGTTCGCCGCGTCGATCTGCACCGCTCCGGCATGGCCTGCTCTTGAGGCTTCAATCAAAATTCGCGATGGAGTGTTCGCCGGAAAGGTGAAGCGCATATAGCTGCACCGCTCGGTCGCTGTCATCTCCGAGCGAATCTGTTTACCACTCCCGGCATCGAGCGCTACCGAATAAAAATTAGGATGCGCAACTTCATTGGCGTGGCTAAAAGGCAGCTTCCGTTCTTCTGGAGTCGTCTTCAGATCGCCGATCTCGGGCATCAGCGTGACGTATCCGTAATCGCCCATCCAGATCGCGGGTTGATGCGTTCCGATAAATCCAGAGATCGTCTTGTCGTCGTAGTTATACGAGACCACGCTGATCTTGTTCTGACGCGTCTGCGGCGTCCAGTTCGTCATACCAAAGGGCGGAGTAACGAAGGGCATCGTGCCGCCGTAACCGATCTTGCCGCTGGCAGTGCCTATCAGCGGATTGACCCAGTCAATCGACCCTGCAGGAGACGCAGCCAGCAGGGATACGGCGGAACCAAGGAATACAAGCGAAGCCACAGCACGAAGAAGGAATGGTCGATACATAGCACCAAATTTATATCGAAATCGACCGTTCGCTCGTTACAAAAATTTATTTCGACTCAGTCGCAGGTCTAAAGCAAAAATCCATCTTGTCGGCGTGCACCGTCACTGCGACATCTTCCAGTGACTCAGCCACCCACTCCGCCCGCCGTAACTCTTCGAGCGAGTGCGTCCCCAGCACTCCAAGAACACGGCACCCTGCGGCAATACCAGCCCCCACTCCAGACGGTGCGTCTTCCACCACAACGCAGTCCTCGGGACGAAAACCAAGCAGTTCAGCCCCGCGCCGGTACGGCTCAGGATCGGGCTTGCCACGCTCCACCATGTCTCCGCTAATAATTCGTGATGGAATCGGCAGTCCTACAGCCTCCAACCGTCCCAGCATTAATCGACGCGTAGCCGAGGTTACGATCGCCCATCTCTCGATCGGGAGACTCTCCAGCAGCATTTTTACGCCGGGCAACACCTTGAGGTCGGCCATATCCTCAATCTCCATGTCTTCGATCACGCGCAGCCCTTCCTGCGGATCGATATCCGGGCGTAACGACTTCACAATGTCGATGGCACGAACACCATGCGGCACAGTGTAGGTCTCTGCATTCGGCACGTTATAAATCTCTGCCCACCGCCGCCAGCACCGCACCACCGAACCGATGGAGCTGATCAGCACTCCATCCATGTCAAACAAGAGACCCTTTGCCTCAACACAAACCTGCTCGCTCAAACAGCGCTCCCCTGCAACACAAACCTCTGCGCCGCCTCTAATATCTTCGTCACCGACTCGGACGAACAGCTCTCGCAATACACGCGCAGCAGCGGCTCGGTACCCGAGGCACGCAAGAGCAGCCATGTCTCTGCAACATTTGGCTTGCCTGCACAATCCTGGTTATCGAGGAAAAATTTAATGCCGTCCATCGTCTCGACGCGAAGCACCTTCATCCCCGCGATCTCCACCACTCCAGCCTTCGCGCGTGAGATTGCCGACTGCTTGATGGACTCATCAATGTGCATATCTACGCGTCCGTACTGATGCTCCCCAAACTCTTCCTGCAACGCAGCAACTAATTCTCCGAGCGTCTTTTTCTCATCGGCCATCACATTCGCCAGCAGAAGAGAGTTCAGCATTCCGTCTCGCTCCGGCAAGTGCCGGCTAATGCCAATCCCGCCGGACTCCTCGCCACCGATCAGAATCTCTTGCTCAAGCATCAACTCACAGACATACTTGAAGCCGATACCGTGCTCATGCAGTCTGCGACCATGCTTCGCCGAGATGCGATCGATCATCTTGGTGGTGTTGAAGGCCCGCGTTACATCGCCCGGCCACTTCTTACGCTCCAGCAACCATTTCAGCAGCACTGAAAAAATCTTGTGCGCATCCACAACATTGCCATGTTCATCCACAGCGCCTATACGATCTGCATCGCCATCGGTAATTAAACCGGCATCGCAATGTTCTGCGGCCACTGCTACCTGCGTCTCGCAAATATTCGGAAGAATGGGTTCGGGATTGATCCCCGGAAACGACGGGTTGATCTCACTCCGAATCTCTACAAAGGGAACCTGCGCCTGGGTGAAGATGCCCGCAAGTACACCACGTCCAGCGCCATACATCACATCGATCAAATATTTATAACCAGACGCCCGAATCGCATCAAGATCCACAAATCGCGTGATCGCGGCAATATAACCTGGATTGAAATTGACTTCTTCGATTGCCGCCGGTGCTGCACTCTTTGCCAGAGGCTTTCCGAGGTAGCTTTCAATTGCGGTCATGATCGACGGCAAGCCCGATCCGCCATAACTCGCCTTGTACTTCACGCCATTCCACTCCGCAGGATTGTGGCTCGATGTAATCATCACGCCACCCGCTGCCTTGCGCTCGCGCACCGCATAAGAGAGCGCAGGCGTAGGGGTAATCTCCGCTGCCAAAGCTACCGGAATCCCCGCGTTCGCCAAAACCTCCGCAACTACCTTCGCAAAAGAGCGTGAGCCGAAACGCGTGTCATAAGCAATGCAAACCCCAGCCGCGGCATCTTCATGGGCCAGCACATAGTTTGCAATCGCCGCGGCCGCCACGCGCACATTGGCATAGGTAAAGTCATCGGCAATAATGCCGCGCCAGCCATCCGTTCCAAACTTCACCGCTGTCTCTGCCATCACTCTCGCCGTCATCCGCTAAATTAGGTCTTCCCGTCCAGCCTTTTTCAACTCCGCAACCACTTTGCCCACATCCTGCGATCGTTCACGCGTCGTAATCAGCAACGCGTCTTTCGTCTGCACCACGACCAGATTGTTCACGCCCACCAGCGCAATCACCTTGCCGGGCGCATAGACATAGTTGCCGTTGGAATCGATGGAGACGCATAGCGGGTCGGTCTCGTCAAACACATTCGCAAAAGCCAGCTTCTCGGGCGAACAGTCTGCCATGTTCTCGTGCAGCGTCGACCAACACCCAAGATCGTTCCACTGGAAATCGCCAGGCAGACAGTAGATCTCCGCTTCGGCTTCGCCCTTTCGTGACCTCGGCTCCAGCACGGCGTAGTCGATGCTGATGTTATCGCACTGCGGATAAAGCTCAGCAAACACACTTGTAAACTTATCTGTACCGTACGCTGCCGCAATCTTTTCAAGCAACGGCGCCATCGCAGGACAATATTCTCGGATTGCTCCAGCCAGTGTCCGCGCGCTCCACAAAAAGATGCCGCTGTTCCAGGCGTAATTCCCTGTCGCCACAAACTGTTCGGCATTCTCCTTGTCAGGCTTCTCGGTAAACCGCCTTACCCTATGAGCCTCGATTCCATCTGCAATCATGGTTGCATCATCGGCAACCGCGCCCTGCTCGATGTAACCATAGCCTGTCTCAGCCCGAGTAGGAGGCACACCCAGAACCACAATCTTGTCGCCGCTGGCGGCCAGCTTCGCACCCGCATGAATCACCTTCGCGAATCGCTCACTGTCCTTGACCACCTGGTCCGACGGAAATACACCGATCACCGTATCGGGCTCAGTCTTCTCCAGCAAAAATGCCGCCAACGCACACGCTGGAGCTGTATTTCTCGCAGCCGGTTCGCTCAGGATCTGCGTTCGTGGAACCTCCGGCAACTGCTCCGCGATCACCTCATCCAAAAGCTCATTGGTAATGACCCACACATTGGCAGTATCCGCCAACGGACTGAGCCGCTTCAGCGTCTGCTGAATCATGGTCTCGTCGCCATCGAGAGCAAGCACCTGCTTCGCCTTCGCCTTTCGGCTTCGAGGCCAAAAGCGTGTCCCGCTGCCACCTGCAAGAATCACTGGAGCGAACCGCAACTCCGACCTGCCGACTTCTATGGACATACAGCTCCGTCTCAAAGGAAAGACCGCACATTCCCAGTGCGGCCTTTCTTTTATTCAATCTCTAGCGCAACGACGCAAAATACTCCCGCATCCGTTTCACGCCTTCATCAATGACATCGTGTGAAACCGCATACGACAGCCGAATATGCTCATTCGTTCCGAATGCCTCGCCCGGAACCACAACAACATGCGCCTCACTGAGAAGCTTCGCAGCGAGGTCTGAAGCGGATTTGATACCGCCCTTACCGATGAAATTTTTCACGTTGGGATAGACATAAAACGCTCCCTGAGGCACCGTGCACGTCAATCCAGGAATCGTCTTGAAGCCTTCGAGCACCTGATTGCGCAGCTTGATGTAGTCCGCGCGCATCTCCGTCACGCATTGCTGCGAACCGCTCACAGCCGCTATCGAAGCACGTTGCACCATGCTTGCCGTGTTGGATGTGCTCTGCGACTGCAACTTGCTCATCGCCGCAATAATAGGCTTCGGTCCCAGCGCGAAACCTGCCCGCCAGCCAGTCATCGCATAGGTCTTCGAGAGCGATCCCAAAATCACAACATGTTCTTTGCAGTCGGTGAACGAGCCGCCACTGACAATCTCGCCGGTAAAGTTCAGGTAGACATAGCACTCATCCAGCAGAACGTAGATGTCACGCTTATGCGCCAACCGGACAATCGCTTCCAGGTCTTCGGGCGATACCACCGCGCCCGAAGGGTTCGACGGCGTATTCAGAATAATCGCCTTCGTCTTCGGCGTAATCGCATCCTCGATCATCTTCGCTGTGACGCGAAAATTCTCCGCCTCATCGGTTTCGACGAGAACTACCTTGCCGCCAGCGTACTGAATGATGTCCTTAAAAGAAACCCAGTAGGGCACTGGAAGAATTACTTCATCGCCGTGGTCAACGAGCACTTGAACGGCATTGAACAGGGCCAGCTTGCCGCCTGTCGTGAACACGCACTCGTCGGGCGTGTAGTTCGAACCAAAGTCGGCCGCGTGACGATCTACAATCGCCTTCCGAATCTCGGGAATGCCGGCAACATTTGTATAACGGGTAAAGTTCTTCTCGATCGCATCGATGGCCGCGTCTTTAATGTGCCGCGGCGTCGCAAAATGCGGTTCTCCCGCGCCAAAATCGGCTAGATTGACACCCTCAGACTTCAATTTGAGCGCCGCCGCCGTAATTGCCATCGTCGCAGAGACTTCAATGCGGTCGATCCGATCCGCAAATATCTTCGTTGCCGTTAAGCTCATATACCTAGTTTGTCAGATTTACCTTGCAAGATAAAGCATTCCCTGCGATTTACGGCCACTGGTCCCTGCAAAACCAAGATTCGTCATGGTTAGTGCAAATGTTGCTGCAAGCCATTTCGGTCCTATGGCTTCGATCTTCGGCAAGTCTTCGTCTAAAAATCCTCGACGCTGATCGGCAAATAGAACGAAAAGACTGACCCTTGCGATGGCTGGCTTGTAACCTCAATCGAGCCTCCGTGAGCTTCCACAATCGCCTTTGCGATGGCTAACCCCATCCCCGTGCCCTGCACCCGATAGCGTTGTCCCTGCCCCCGGTAAAACTTGTCGAAGACCATCATGCGCTCAAAATCATCAATCCCAGCACCGCGGTCCGCAATGCTGGTCATAAGCTGGTTCTTTGCTATCTCGGCGCTGATAAAGATAGGACTACCCTCCGCCGAATACTTCGCCGCATTTTCAAGCAGATGTTGAATGACTTTGCCGATCCGCTCGAGGTCCATTTCCACCAAGGGCAGTGAATCCGGTAACCGGATATCGACAGGATGCGTCCGAAGCTGAGGCTGTATTGCGTGCAATGCAAGATCCACGGCCTCTCGTATCGAATGCATCTGCATATCCAGCTTGATATCGTGTGCGTCCAGCGCAGCCATCTCCATTGCCTGGCCCACCAGCCGGTTCAACCGTTCAGCCTCCTCTTCAATCACCTGCATCATCTCTCCGCGCTGTTCTTGATCAAGCAGGACATTGGAGCGCAGCGTCGTAATTGCAGCGGTAATGGAAGTCAGAGGAGTCCGCAATTCATGCGCCACAGCGTCCAGAAGCGCGTTCCGCAGCCGCTCACTTTCGCGAGAGGCTTCCACCCGGGTAAGCGTCTCCATCGCACCGGCACGTTCGATGGCGATGGCCGCCAGTCCGCAAACCGCATCCAAAGCCTCCGGTGACGGCCCTATGCCAGTGATCCCCACGGCACCAATCGGCTGTGTCCCCAACAAAATAGGCGCCAGGGTAACTCCGCGCGTCTCATCCCGTCGATGATCTCGCGTAAAAGCAGTATCACGAAGCTCTGCTGCCGTTACGTCCATAAAATTCGGATGTGACCTGTAGACCCTGTCCTTCTCGCGGAGATAAACAGCGGCACCAGCAAGACTGAAGGTAGCTGCAATCATCTGCGGCAACATATTTAGCAGATCGATAACATTGCCCGTCACCAGCATTTGCTGGCTGAATTCGTAGAGCCGCTCTGCCTCCCGTTGGCGGAAGTGCGACATCTTCGCCTCGCGGCGCGCACGCTCCGCCAGTTGGCTGGCGACGATCCCAGTCAGTAGGAACGCGAGGAGCGCGATCCAATTGCGCGAGTCGCCAATCGTAAACGTATGAACCGGCGGCAAAAAGAAGAAATTCAGTGCAGCCGATGACAAGATCGAAAGATAGACCGCATGGCGAAGCCCCCAATTTGCGGCCACTAGTAAGATGACCATCAGAAAGGTCAAAGCCACAGTCATCTCGTTTGCGTGCACCCACCGGAAGTACACGGCTACAATGGCAGCAATCACCACGGTCGAGACGCTATATCGCAGCACGCTGTAGATAATCGATCGTCGCACACCCATATGTTAGACCTATGACCACTCGCGAACCATCAAACGGTAGCACAAAGAGCCCGGAAGAATGGCTGGAAAAAATTGCGCCTGAAAAGACCCGTGGCACCTTTAAACTCTTCCTCGGCTACGCGCCCGGCGTTGGCAAAACCTATAACATGCTCAGCGAAGCCATCCGCCGCCGCCAGCGCGGTGAAGATATCGTTGTCGGCGTAGTCGAAACTCATGGGCGTCCACGTACGGCTGAACTTGCCGAGCAGCTTGAGCAAGTTCCTCGACAGAAGATCGAGTACAGAGGGGTCGTCTTCGAGGAGATGGACCTCGATGGAATCCTCGCCCGCAAGCCGCAGATCGTTCTCATCGACGAGTTAGCTCACACCAATATCGAAGGCAGTAAGCACCGCAAGCGATACGAAGATGTTCTTGATATTCTCGCGGCGAATATCGATGTGCTTGCGACAATGAATGTCCAACACATCGAAAGCGTTGCACCCACGGTGCAGAGCGTCACCGGGATCCAGATTCGCGAGACCGTGCCTGACTGGCTCGTTCAGCGCGCCGACGAGATCGTCATGGCCGATCTCACCCCCGAGGCCCTGCAAACTCGAATGCGGCGCGGTGATATTTACGGAGTTGATCGTGCCGAAAAGGCCCTCGCCAACTTCTTCCGCCGCGGCAACCTCATCGCCCTTCGTGAATTAGCGCTGCAGCATGTCACCAAAGCCGTAGACCGCACCCTCACTGCCTATATGGATGCAAAGCGCATCCAGGAGCACTGGGCCGTTCGAGAGCGGGTTGCCGTCTGCATCAGCTCCAACAGCGCCTCTCAAATACTGATTACCCGCGGCGCGCGGATATCGGAAGGCGTCGGAGGCGAACTCTTCGTCCTGCACATCGACACAGGCAGCAGCGATGAAGAACAGAGCACGCTTGCCGCGAACATGCAGTTCGCACGCAACCTTGGAGCACAGGTAACTACCATCAAAGGCACGAGCGTCGCGCACGCGGCAGCCGAGTTTGTTCGCGAAAAACGCATCACCCACATCATCTTCGGCAGAACCGCGGTCAGCGGTTTTCGCAAATATCTTTACTACTGGGCAATTCAACACTTCCTCTCAGAAGCGCCAAGCGTGGACGTCCATATCGTGACACAGCATCGGGAGCGGGAATGAAGTCGATCGATCGGGGCCAACCAGCAAAGATACTTATTGTGGACGATGAGCCGCAAATCATCCGAGTGCTCCGCACCGCGCTCTCCACGCAGGGCTATGTAATTCGCATCGCAGGCAATGGCGTTGAAGGTGCGGATATCGCTCTTGAGTGGAAGCCGGATCTAATCATCACCGATGTCTCTATGCCAGAGATGAATGGGGTAGAGCTCTGCCGGGAACTTCGCACCAACTCCGATGTACCCATCATTGTTCTCTCAGTCCGCAATAACGAGCGCATGAAGATTGAGGCGCTCGACGCCGGTGCTGACGATTATGTGACCAAGCCATTCAGCATTCAGGAATTGCAGGCTCGTGTCCGCGCCCAGCTCAGG from Granulicella sp. L56 includes these protein-coding regions:
- a CDS encoding histidine kinase, with the protein product MTTREPSNGSTKSPEEWLEKIAPEKTRGTFKLFLGYAPGVGKTYNMLSEAIRRRQRGEDIVVGVVETHGRPRTAELAEQLEQVPRQKIEYRGVVFEEMDLDGILARKPQIVLIDELAHTNIEGSKHRKRYEDVLDILAANIDVLATMNVQHIESVAPTVQSVTGIQIRETVPDWLVQRADEIVMADLTPEALQTRMRRGDIYGVDRAEKALANFFRRGNLIALRELALQHVTKAVDRTLTAYMDAKRIQEHWAVRERVAVCISSNSASQILITRGARISEGVGGELFVLHIDTGSSDEEQSTLAANMQFARNLGAQVTTIKGTSVAHAAAEFVREKRITHIIFGRTAVSGFRKYLYYWAIQHFLSEAPSVDVHIVTQHRERE
- a CDS encoding response regulator transcription factor; the encoded protein is MKSIDRGQPAKILIVDDEPQIIRVLRTALSTQGYVIRIAGNGVEGADIALEWKPDLIITDVSMPEMNGVELCRELRTNSDVPIIVLSVRNNERMKIEALDAGADDYVTKPFSIQELQARVRAQLRRNLSEAREVQSIIDLGDFRIDIPQHRVTVRGNDVHLTPKQFDLLVYFAQHAGNVLTHRALLQAVWGVNADQPEYLRVSIGQLRKKIETSEEPRYILTEPWVGYRFRPTGSDDL
- a CDS encoding ATP-binding protein → MRRSIIYSVLRYSVSTVVIAAIVAVYFRWVHANEMTVALTFLMVILLVAANWGLRHAVYLSILSSAALNFFFLPPVHTFTIGDSRNWIALLAFLLTGIVASQLAERARREAKMSHFRQREAERLYEFSQQMLVTGNVIDLLNMLPQMIAATFSLAGAAVYLREKDRVYRSHPNFMDVTAAELRDTAFTRDHRRDETRGVTLAPILLGTQPIGAVGITGIGPSPEALDAVCGLAAIAIERAGAMETLTRVEASRESERLRNALLDAVAHELRTPLTSITAAITTLRSNVLLDQEQRGEMMQVIEEEAERLNRLVGQAMEMAALDAHDIKLDMQMHSIREAVDLALHAIQPQLRTHPVDIRLPDSLPLVEMDLERIGKVIQHLLENAAKYSAEGSPIFISAEIAKNQLMTSIADRGAGIDDFERMMVFDKFYRGQGQRYRVQGTGMGLAIAKAIVEAHGGSIEVTSQPSQGSVFSFYLPISVEDF
- a CDS encoding pyridoxal phosphate-dependent aminotransferase gives rise to the protein MSLTATKIFADRIDRIEVSATMAITAAALKLKSEGVNLADFGAGEPHFATPRHIKDAAIDAIEKNFTRYTNVAGIPEIRKAIVDRHAADFGSNYTPDECVFTTGGKLALFNAVQVLVDHGDEVILPVPYWVSFKDIIQYAGGKVVLVETDEAENFRVTAKMIEDAITPKTKAIILNTPSNPSGAVVSPEDLEAIVRLAHKRDIYVLLDECYVYLNFTGEIVSGGSFTDCKEHVVILGSLSKTYAMTGWRAGFALGPKPIIAAMSKLQSQSTSNTASMVQRASIAAVSGSQQCVTEMRADYIKLRNQVLEGFKTIPGLTCTVPQGAFYVYPNVKNFIGKGGIKSASDLAAKLLSEAHVVVVPGEAFGTNEHIRLSYAVSHDVIDEGVKRMREYFASLR